The following coding sequences lie in one Peribacillus frigoritolerans genomic window:
- a CDS encoding DUF4956 domain-containing protein has protein sequence MDTTTTSTTFNDIFKSSFLDKTESFSIIDSLIGLLLAFAIGLFIYVIYKKTFSGVMYSHNFNISLIIMTMATALIIMGISTNIVISLGMVGALSIVRFRTPIKDPMDLVFLFWAAASGILCGAGLIPLVIIGAILIGIVMLIFANRITVENPFLLIVKYSDASIEKTLEEMISNKVKKHSVKSKSVMADNNLEVTYEIRLKDNNAQFINQVKDMNSVHSAIMLSYDGNFTA, from the coding sequence ATGGATACGACGACAACTAGCACCACTTTTAATGATATTTTCAAATCAAGCTTTTTGGACAAGACCGAGAGCTTTTCAATCATTGACTCCCTAATAGGATTACTGTTGGCATTTGCCATCGGATTGTTCATTTACGTCATTTATAAGAAGACCTTTTCCGGTGTGATGTACTCACACAATTTCAATATATCCCTCATCATCATGACAATGGCCACGGCTTTGATCATCATGGGCATATCAACGAATATCGTTATCTCCCTTGGTATGGTCGGTGCCCTCTCCATCGTACGATTCAGAACGCCCATCAAAGATCCCATGGACTTGGTCTTCCTATTCTGGGCGGCGGCCTCCGGGATTTTATGCGGGGCAGGACTAATTCCGCTGGTTATCATCGGTGCAATCTTAATAGGTATCGTCATGCTCATATTTGCCAATCGGATCACTGTTGAAAATCCATTTTTATTAATCGTTAAATATTCAGATGCGTCAATTGAAAAAACGTTGGAAGAAATGATATCCAACAAGGTGAAAAAGCATTCCGTCAAATCGAAATCCGTCATGGCGGATAATAACCTCGAAGTGACATATGAAATTCGATTAAAAGATAATAATGCCCAATTCATTAATCAAGTCAAGGACATGAACAGCGTTCACTCTGCCATCATGTTAAGTTATGATGGCAACTTCACAGCTTAA
- a CDS encoding CotH kinase family protein → MLKTRYVVATIGLLIMIFIAVLFFLPNLQVEKATKGNTYTESVFDQSKVTTVDIILADEDLDSILENPTEKEIVNADVTIDGETVKNVGFRTKGNLSLNSVVQMGDSDRYSWKIDFDYYQEDQDLHGLKKLALNNNYSDPTYMREYLSYELMDKMGIATPGHSYMYVTINGKEWGLYLGVEAIEETFLNTNFTDGTGDLYYPDGTGSDLKWISEDIDDYTGINLKTNDNSDQSAMIKMLDSINNGGNLEEVLDVDEMLRYFAANTALVNLDHYQGDKKHNYYLYEENGVFSILPWDYNMSFGGYSGGGGRLAGNSDQETADQKDGTAAEGNADGTKQDDKELLGGAPNMNGGGMMDMSSNFMNESNINFSITEPVSGTTLEERPLLNSLLSNDEYREKYYDYLNDIATDFFSEENMTAMTTEISTLITPYVKKDPTKFYTMDEYTEATSGEETLVDFAVIRAESILAQLSGDLVVEAETESSMGGGAPNIADDANAGQQPPNMGGENGAAMQPPDMDRGGNGAPPGITGNMAQKGAGNSSSSKDTIILSSVLLILLLGAIAFAHFFKRRGKKG, encoded by the coding sequence ATGTTAAAAACAAGATATGTAGTAGCGACCATTGGATTATTGATAATGATTTTTATAGCAGTGCTATTTTTCCTTCCCAATCTTCAAGTTGAAAAAGCCACTAAAGGAAATACTTATACAGAATCTGTATTTGATCAAAGTAAGGTGACAACCGTTGATATAATATTGGCTGATGAGGATTTGGATTCCATCCTGGAAAACCCCACTGAAAAGGAGATCGTAAATGCCGATGTAACGATAGATGGGGAGACGGTTAAAAATGTGGGATTTCGCACCAAGGGAAACCTTTCCTTGAATTCCGTTGTTCAAATGGGAGATTCCGATCGTTACAGCTGGAAGATAGACTTTGATTATTATCAGGAAGATCAAGATTTACACGGCCTGAAGAAGTTGGCCCTAAACAATAATTACAGTGATCCAACCTATATGAGAGAATACCTTTCCTATGAATTAATGGACAAGATGGGCATAGCGACTCCTGGACATTCCTATATGTACGTGACCATCAACGGAAAGGAATGGGGCCTTTATCTAGGGGTGGAAGCTATAGAAGAAACCTTTCTAAACACCAACTTCACTGATGGCACAGGCGATCTATATTATCCGGATGGTACGGGAAGCGATTTAAAGTGGATCAGCGAAGACATTGATGACTACACAGGAATAAACTTGAAAACAAACGATAATTCGGACCAATCAGCCATGATCAAAATGCTTGATAGCATCAATAATGGTGGGAATCTGGAGGAAGTCCTGGATGTCGATGAGATGCTGCGCTATTTCGCAGCCAATACTGCCCTTGTCAACCTCGATCACTATCAAGGAGATAAAAAGCACAATTACTACCTGTATGAAGAGAACGGGGTCTTTTCGATATTGCCTTGGGACTATAATATGTCATTTGGCGGTTATTCCGGAGGCGGCGGGCGACTGGCGGGCAACTCTGATCAAGAAACCGCTGACCAAAAAGATGGAACGGCTGCTGAGGGTAACGCCGATGGCACTAAGCAGGATGACAAGGAACTCCTTGGAGGGGCACCGAATATGAACGGTGGCGGAATGATGGATATGAGTTCAAATTTCATGAATGAAAGTAATATCAACTTCAGCATTACCGAGCCTGTTTCAGGTACGACCCTTGAAGAGCGCCCTTTATTGAATTCCCTGCTTTCCAACGACGAGTACCGTGAAAAATATTATGATTATCTAAATGACATTGCCACAGATTTTTTCTCTGAAGAAAATATGACAGCAATGACGACTGAAATTTCTACTTTGATCACACCATATGTGAAAAAGGACCCGACCAAGTTTTATACAATGGACGAGTATACAGAAGCAACGTCAGGCGAGGAAACCCTGGTTGACTTCGCTGTCATACGTGCTGAATCAATCTTGGCACAGCTTTCAGGAGACCTGGTCGTGGAAGCCGAGACAGAAAGCAGTATGGGCGGCGGAGCTCCTAATATCGCCGATGACGCAAATGCAGGTCAGCAACCACCAAACATGGGCGGCGAGAATGGGGCGGCGATGCAGCCTCCTGACATGGACCGGGGCGGGAATGGTGCACCTCCTGGTATAACAGGGAACATGGCCCAAAAGGGGGCAGGTAACAGCAGCTCCTCAAAAGATACGATCATTCTATCTTCCGTGCTTCTAATCTTATTATTAGGTGCAATTGCTTTCGCCCACTTCTTTAAACGAAGAGGTAAAAAAGGATGA
- a CDS encoding alpha-amylase, protein MKRNHTMMQFFEWHLEANGSHWERLKYAASKLKDIGIDCVWLPPVTKGQSVGDNGYGIYDGYDLGEFDQKGTVRTKYGTKDELLQAIATCHNYGLCVYIDLVMNHKAGADGTEKFEVIEVNPDNRMEDISEPFEMEGWTKFDFPGRKNKYSDFKWNHTHFNGTDYDAENDKMGVYRITGENKHWNKHVIDEFGNYDYLMFANIDYSLPEVRQEMISWGKWMVDTLKCDGFRLDAVKHIDYEFINEFLQELIPYTKEHFFMVGEFWKADVKACQTYLDQTNHDLNLFDVSLHYKFHEASNAGTDFDLSTIFDDTLVQTNPAEAVTFVDNHDSQPHESLESWVKDWFKPSAYALTLLRLCGYPCVFYGDYYGIGGPSPVPGKKDILDRLLYARYEKAYGEQTDYFDDPNTIGWVRHGVEELEGSGCAVIISNGDHNSEKRMFVGEHRAGEIWSDLTCHRDDHITIEEDGFATFPVHGKSVSVWALNNPL, encoded by the coding sequence ATGAAAAGAAATCATACGATGATGCAATTTTTTGAGTGGCATCTTGAGGCAAATGGTTCTCATTGGGAAAGATTGAAATATGCAGCCTCCAAGTTGAAGGATATAGGAATTGACTGCGTTTGGCTTCCGCCAGTCACCAAAGGGCAATCCGTTGGGGATAATGGATATGGAATATATGACGGTTACGATTTGGGGGAATTTGACCAAAAAGGAACCGTTCGTACCAAATACGGGACGAAAGATGAATTGCTGCAGGCAATAGCCACCTGTCATAACTACGGACTTTGCGTTTATATCGATTTAGTCATGAACCATAAGGCAGGAGCTGACGGAACCGAAAAATTCGAGGTGATTGAAGTCAATCCAGACAACCGTATGGAAGATATCTCAGAACCATTCGAAATGGAAGGCTGGACAAAATTCGATTTTCCGGGACGTAAAAATAAATACTCTGACTTTAAGTGGAACCATACTCATTTCAATGGTACAGACTATGATGCCGAAAACGACAAAATGGGCGTATATCGCATCACAGGCGAAAATAAGCACTGGAATAAGCATGTCATCGATGAATTCGGAAACTACGATTATTTAATGTTTGCCAACATCGATTACAGCCTGCCGGAAGTTCGTCAGGAAATGATTAGCTGGGGAAAATGGATGGTTGATACGTTAAAATGTGATGGTTTTCGTTTGGACGCCGTTAAACATATCGATTATGAATTCATCAATGAATTTCTCCAAGAACTCATTCCTTATACAAAGGAACATTTTTTCATGGTCGGCGAATTTTGGAAGGCGGATGTTAAAGCCTGTCAAACTTACTTAGACCAAACCAATCATGACCTCAACTTGTTCGATGTTTCCCTGCATTATAAATTTCATGAGGCCTCAAACGCAGGAACAGACTTCGACCTCTCAACCATCTTTGATGATACCCTCGTCCAAACCAATCCTGCAGAGGCTGTCACTTTTGTCGATAACCATGACTCCCAGCCTCATGAATCACTGGAGTCTTGGGTAAAGGACTGGTTCAAGCCATCGGCATATGCACTTACCTTGCTTAGACTTTGCGGCTATCCGTGTGTCTTTTACGGGGACTATTATGGAATCGGCGGACCTTCTCCGGTGCCTGGGAAAAAGGATATCCTGGATCGACTATTATATGCTAGGTATGAAAAAGCTTACGGAGAACAGACCGACTACTTTGATGATCCAAATACGATAGGCTGGGTCCGGCACGGAGTTGAAGAGCTAGAAGGCTCGGGGTGTGCGGTCATTATCTCTAATGGAGATCACAACAGTGAAAAAAGGATGTTCGTCGGTGAACATCGGGCTGGTGAAATCTGGAGTGATTTAACTTGTCATAGAGATGACCACATTACCATTGAAGAAGATGGGTTCGCAACATTCCCCGTTCATGGGAAAAGCGTATCCGTATGGGCCTTGAATAATCCACTCTAA
- the pepT gene encoding peptidase T, whose amino-acid sequence MKNEIIERFTSYVKVDTQSNEENPSCPSTPGQLTLANALVKELQSIGMKDVTIDGNGYVMATLPANSNKDVPTIGFLAHVDTATDFTGKDVKPQIVDNYDGKDLTLHEKLDVILSPDDFPSLKNYKGHTLITTDGTTLLGADNKAGIAEIMTAMDYLIQHPEIKHGKIRVAFTPDEEIGRGPHKFDVDAFDAQFAYTVDGGPLGELEYESFNAASAKILIKGTNIHPGTAKGKMVNSAKIAMEFHNKLPVAEAPEYTEDYEGFYHLLSFHGDVEETKLSYIIRDFDRQKFNDRKEYITKVIEDLKEKYGQNRIQLELHDQYFNMKEKIEPVKEIVDIAHEAMEKLDIKPKISPIRGGTDGSQLSYMGLPTPNIFTGGENFHGKYEFISVDNMILATKVIVGIASLFEEKAK is encoded by the coding sequence ATGAAAAATGAAATCATTGAAAGATTCACTTCTTATGTGAAAGTGGATACCCAATCGAATGAGGAAAATCCCTCTTGCCCCTCTACTCCCGGACAGTTGACCTTGGCAAATGCATTGGTCAAGGAACTTCAATCCATTGGGATGAAGGATGTGACAATTGATGGGAACGGCTATGTGATGGCAACATTGCCAGCCAATTCAAATAAGGATGTCCCGACAATCGGTTTCTTGGCCCATGTCGATACAGCAACGGATTTCACTGGAAAAGATGTAAAACCGCAAATCGTTGACAACTATGATGGCAAAGATCTTACTTTACATGAAAAATTGGATGTCATTCTTTCACCTGATGATTTTCCTTCGCTTAAGAACTATAAAGGGCATACCTTGATTACAACGGATGGGACAACCCTGTTGGGAGCTGATAATAAGGCTGGAATTGCCGAAATCATGACTGCCATGGATTATTTGATCCAGCATCCGGAAATCAAGCATGGAAAAATCCGTGTTGCTTTTACTCCCGATGAGGAAATCGGAAGGGGACCCCATAAGTTTGATGTAGATGCTTTTGATGCCCAATTTGCCTACACCGTGGACGGTGGCCCACTTGGAGAACTTGAATATGAGAGCTTCAATGCAGCATCGGCCAAAATCCTGATCAAAGGGACGAATATTCACCCTGGTACGGCTAAAGGAAAAATGGTCAACTCAGCCAAAATCGCAATGGAATTCCATAATAAGCTCCCAGTGGCAGAAGCACCGGAATATACGGAGGATTACGAAGGATTTTATCATCTGCTTTCATTTCACGGTGACGTGGAAGAGACCAAGCTTTCTTACATCATCAGGGATTTCGACCGCCAAAAATTCAATGACCGCAAGGAATATATAACAAAAGTAATCGAGGATTTAAAAGAAAAATATGGGCAAAACCGGATCCAGCTTGAATTACACGACCAATACTTCAACATGAAGGAAAAAATTGAGCCCGTGAAGGAAATCGTGGATATTGCCCATGAAGCAATGGAGAAACTCGATATAAAACCGAAAATCTCACCAATACGCGGTGGTACGGATGGTTCTCAATTATCGTATATGGGCCTGCCAACACCCAATATCTTTACGGGCGGGGAGAACTTTCATGGCAAATATGAATTTATTTCCGTCGATAATATGATACTGGCCACTAAGGTGATCGTTGGCATTGCATCGCTTTTTGAAGAAAAGGCAAAGTAG
- a CDS encoding catalase: MTKANESGRIDEQSKQQQLDQYRVDDNGKKMTTNQGLRVSEDEHSLKAGTRGPTLMEDFHFREKMTHFDHERIPERIVHARGSGAHGYFQVYEPMTEYTKAKFLQDPSVKTPVFVRYSTVAGSRGSADSVRDVRGFSTKFYTEEGNYDLVGNNIPVFFIQDAIKFPDLIHAVKPEPHNEIPQAASAHDTFWDFVANNEETAHMVMWHLSDRAIPRSFRMMEGFGVHTFRFVNEQGVAHFVKFHWKPLLGVKSLVWDEAQKIAGKNPDFHRQDLWEAIDTGNYPEFEFGVQMIKEEDEFKFDFDILDPTKLWPEEQIPVKIIGKMVLNQNTDNFFAETEQIAFHPGHVVPGIDFSNDPLLQGRLFSYTDTQLSRLGGPNFHELPINRSVAPVHNNQRDGMHRMSINPGPVSYHKNSLAGNSPEPASEEEGGYAHYQEKVDGRKVRQRSESFKDHYSQAKLFWNSMTEVEKEHIIQAFHFEVGKVKNKDVQQQIVEMFSNVDVELAKTIAIGVGVKPPSNKSEVKMDLASPALSQEQMKVNTAATRKVAILAADGFNGPEVDQVLESFKSAGITAEIISINRGLITSSEGQQVEVNQTFLTADSVLFDAVYVAGGQESVDALKASKEPIHFVDEAYNHFKAIGAGKEGAEILSKAGIVSNDPAGGIVAITDKNSGYAFIEAIAKHRHWTRA; this comes from the coding sequence ATGACGAAAGCAAATGAAAGCGGAAGAATCGATGAGCAAAGTAAGCAGCAGCAGTTGGATCAATATCGAGTGGACGATAATGGGAAAAAGATGACGACTAACCAAGGTTTGCGTGTTTCTGAGGATGAGCATTCTTTAAAAGCGGGAACCCGTGGTCCAACTTTGATGGAGGATTTTCATTTTCGTGAAAAAATGACTCATTTTGACCATGAGCGTATTCCCGAGCGGATTGTCCATGCGCGTGGATCGGGAGCACATGGATATTTTCAGGTATATGAACCGATGACCGAATATACAAAAGCCAAGTTTCTTCAAGACCCTTCAGTCAAGACACCAGTATTCGTTCGTTACTCCACTGTGGCAGGTTCCCGCGGATCGGCAGACTCGGTCCGTGATGTAAGGGGATTCTCTACAAAGTTTTATACGGAGGAAGGAAACTATGATTTGGTCGGAAATAATATTCCGGTATTTTTTATCCAGGATGCCATTAAGTTCCCGGATTTAATCCATGCGGTTAAACCGGAGCCTCATAATGAAATACCTCAGGCCGCGTCTGCCCATGATACTTTTTGGGATTTCGTCGCAAACAATGAAGAAACGGCACATATGGTCATGTGGCATCTATCTGATAGGGCCATACCGAGAAGTTTCCGGATGATGGAAGGGTTTGGTGTCCACACATTCCGTTTTGTAAATGAACAAGGCGTTGCCCATTTCGTTAAATTTCATTGGAAGCCTCTACTGGGAGTTAAATCCCTTGTCTGGGATGAGGCACAGAAAATTGCAGGGAAGAATCCTGATTTTCACCGCCAAGATCTGTGGGAAGCGATAGATACCGGAAATTATCCTGAATTTGAATTTGGCGTCCAAATGATTAAGGAAGAAGATGAATTCAAATTCGACTTTGATATCCTTGATCCTACTAAACTATGGCCGGAAGAACAAATCCCGGTTAAAATAATCGGAAAAATGGTTTTGAACCAAAATACGGATAACTTTTTTGCAGAGACGGAACAGATAGCTTTCCATCCGGGGCATGTTGTGCCTGGTATTGACTTTTCAAATGATCCGCTGCTTCAGGGACGTTTATTCTCATACACCGATACCCAGCTATCCCGATTGGGAGGACCGAACTTCCATGAGCTTCCGATTAATAGGTCGGTTGCCCCCGTCCATAATAATCAGCGCGATGGCATGCACAGAATGTCAATAAATCCAGGGCCGGTCAGCTACCACAAAAATTCCCTTGCAGGCAACTCTCCTGAACCTGCTTCGGAAGAGGAAGGCGGCTATGCACATTACCAGGAAAAAGTCGATGGCAGAAAGGTCCGGCAGCGCAGTGAAAGCTTCAAGGATCATTACAGCCAGGCTAAACTATTTTGGAATAGCATGACGGAAGTGGAGAAGGAGCATATTATACAGGCTTTCCACTTTGAAGTGGGAAAAGTGAAAAATAAGGACGTTCAGCAGCAAATTGTCGAGATGTTCAGCAATGTAGATGTCGAACTGGCCAAAACGATCGCTATTGGAGTGGGCGTGAAGCCTCCATCCAACAAAAGTGAGGTCAAAATGGACTTGGCTTCTCCAGCTTTAAGCCAGGAGCAAATGAAAGTGAACACGGCCGCAACAAGAAAAGTGGCAATCCTGGCCGCAGATGGTTTCAACGGGCCGGAGGTTGATCAAGTCTTGGAATCATTTAAATCTGCAGGTATAACGGCTGAAATCATCAGCATTAATCGTGGGTTGATTACAAGTTCTGAAGGACAGCAGGTCGAGGTGAATCAGACATTCCTGACAGCCGATTCGGTACTTTTCGATGCTGTATATGTGGCAGGAGGCCAGGAGAGTGTCGATGCCTTAAAGGCGTCCAAGGAACCCATTCACTTTGTTGATGAAGCCTACAATCATTTCAAAGCGATTGGAGCGGGAAAAGAAGGAGCCGAGATCTTATCGAAGGCAGGCATCGTTTCCAATGATCCAGCCGGAGGCATTGTAGCTATTACGGATAAAAATAGTGGTTATGCCTTTATCGAGGCAATTGCCAAGCACCGTCACTGGACACGCGCTTAA
- a CDS encoding DEAD/DEAH box helicase yields the protein MNELSFTDYTLSDEIVRALESLGYHRPTEVQREVIPVALKKRDLVVKSQTGSGKTASFGIPICEMVDWEENKPQALILTPTRELAVQVKEDITNIGRFKRIKATAVYGKHPFALQKAELKQKSHVVVGTPGRVLDHIEKGTFALERLTHLVIDEADEMLNMGFIEQVEAIIKELPKDRVTMLFSATLPESIKKLCKQYMKDPLDIEIKAKGLTTEKIEHALIEVKEDDKFSLLRDVTITENPDSCIIFCRTKDRVDQVCEQLLELEYPCDMIHGGMLQEDRLAVMNEFRRGEFRYLVATDVAARGIDIDNITHVINYDLPLEKESYVHRTGRTGRAGKKGKAITFVTPYEDKFLTEIQSYIGFEIPKMTVPSKEEVSNKKMEFEAKLEARPKIKKDKSEQLNKQIMKLYFNGGKKKKLRAVDFVGTIAKIDGVNAEDIGIITIQDNVSYVEILNEKGPLVLKVMKNTKVKGKLLKVSEAFKN from the coding sequence ATGAATGAATTAAGTTTTACTGATTATACATTAAGCGATGAAATTGTAAGGGCATTAGAAAGCTTGGGATATCATCGTCCAACCGAGGTACAGCGTGAAGTGATTCCAGTGGCGCTGAAAAAGCGTGATCTTGTCGTAAAATCGCAAACGGGAAGCGGCAAGACCGCTTCATTCGGCATACCGATCTGCGAAATGGTCGATTGGGAGGAGAATAAGCCTCAGGCGCTTATTTTAACACCGACACGTGAGCTTGCCGTGCAGGTTAAAGAGGATATTACGAATATTGGCAGATTTAAGAGGATAAAGGCTACTGCGGTTTATGGAAAACATCCATTCGCACTGCAAAAAGCGGAATTGAAACAAAAAAGCCATGTAGTCGTTGGAACCCCGGGGCGTGTTCTGGATCATATCGAGAAAGGGACATTCGCCTTGGAACGCTTAACTCATTTAGTTATTGATGAAGCGGATGAAATGCTGAATATGGGCTTCATTGAACAAGTGGAAGCCATTATTAAAGAGCTTCCGAAAGATAGAGTAACCATGCTGTTCTCTGCTACGTTACCTGAGAGTATAAAAAAGCTATGCAAGCAATATATGAAAGATCCTTTGGATATTGAAATCAAAGCAAAGGGATTAACGACGGAGAAAATTGAACATGCTCTTATTGAAGTGAAGGAAGATGATAAGTTTTCCCTGCTTAGAGACGTCACCATCACGGAAAACCCCGATAGCTGTATCATTTTCTGCCGGACAAAAGATAGGGTGGACCAAGTATGTGAACAGCTGCTGGAACTGGAATATCCGTGTGATATGATTCACGGCGGCATGCTTCAGGAAGATCGCCTTGCAGTGATGAATGAATTCAGAAGAGGTGAATTCCGCTATTTGGTTGCGACAGATGTTGCTGCACGTGGAATTGACATCGACAATATAACCCATGTGATTAACTATGACCTGCCATTGGAAAAGGAAAGTTACGTACATCGGACTGGAAGAACGGGACGAGCCGGTAAAAAAGGAAAGGCCATTACTTTTGTGACGCCGTACGAAGACAAATTCCTTACTGAGATTCAAAGCTATATCGGTTTTGAAATCCCTAAGATGACTGTTCCTTCAAAAGAGGAAGTCTCCAATAAAAAAATGGAATTCGAAGCGAAACTGGAAGCTCGTCCAAAGATCAAAAAAGATAAAAGTGAACAATTGAATAAACAAATCATGAAGCTGTATTTTAATGGCGGCAAGAAAAAGAAACTCAGGGCTGTGGATTTTGTCGGAACCATCGCTAAGATTGATGGAGTGAATGCAGAGGACATCGGGATCATTACGATCCAGGATAATGTTTCTTATGTGGAAATATTGAATGAAAAGGGACCGCTTGTCTTGAAAGTGATGAAAAATACGAAAGTAAAAGGCAAGCTTTTGAAGGTTTCAGAGGCCTTTAAGAACTAA
- a CDS encoding heme oxygenase → MIIVTNRIRVKKGMGAVMAPGFTAPGPLDTMEGFVKVEVLLTQNLSDHDELSVNMYWENLDNFTAWRNSDAFKAAHKRPEPGSGEAKKESPILGSELTTYEVASVKEIAK, encoded by the coding sequence ATGATAATCGTAACGAATAGAATCAGAGTCAAAAAAGGGATGGGGGCAGTCATGGCCCCAGGATTTACTGCACCAGGTCCACTTGATACTATGGAAGGCTTCGTAAAAGTTGAAGTATTATTAACGCAGAATTTGTCGGATCACGATGAACTGAGCGTTAATATGTACTGGGAAAACCTAGATAACTTTACTGCTTGGAGAAATAGCGATGCATTCAAAGCTGCACATAAACGGCCTGAACCAGGTTCCGGTGAAGCAAAAAAAGAATCTCCAATTCTAGGCAGCGAGCTTACTACTTATGAAGTCGCCTCAGTAAAAGAAATAGCTAAATAA
- the rlmN gene encoding 23S rRNA (adenine(2503)-C(2))-methyltransferase RlmN translates to MNKESIYGLTFEQLTAWLSDHGHKKFRASQVWEWLYRTRVTNFSEMTDVNKDCIKLLEEHFVIQTLTEHVKQESADGTIKFLFKLQDGNLIETVMMRHKYGISVCVTTQVGCNIGCSFCASGLLAKSRDLSSGEIVEQIMNVQLHLDKLEQEDVVSHVVVMGIGEPFDNFENMIDFLKVLMDHKGLAIAARRITVSTSGLANKIYEFTDTQLQVNLAISLHAPNNELRTRIMKINRGIPIEKLMKSLDYYLEKTNRRITIEYILLKDVNDHQEEAEQLADLLDDKKHRLYVNLIPYNPVDEHSQYQRSEKESVLSFYDTLKKRGINCKIRQEHGTDIDAACGQLRSKQIKKAEAQ, encoded by the coding sequence ATGAATAAAGAGTCCATTTATGGTTTAACATTCGAACAATTGACAGCGTGGCTTTCGGACCATGGCCATAAAAAATTCAGAGCTTCCCAAGTTTGGGAGTGGCTTTATAGAACACGTGTGACGAATTTCTCTGAAATGACGGATGTTAATAAAGACTGCATAAAATTACTTGAAGAGCACTTTGTCATCCAGACTTTGACTGAGCACGTTAAGCAAGAATCAGCGGATGGTACGATCAAGTTTCTGTTTAAATTACAGGATGGAAACCTTATCGAAACGGTCATGATGAGACATAAATACGGAATTTCGGTTTGTGTCACCACCCAAGTGGGCTGCAATATTGGCTGCAGTTTCTGTGCAAGTGGATTATTGGCCAAAAGCCGTGATTTATCCAGCGGGGAAATAGTGGAACAAATCATGAACGTTCAACTGCATCTGGATAAATTGGAACAAGAGGATGTTGTAAGTCATGTTGTTGTAATGGGGATTGGCGAACCGTTCGATAACTTTGAAAACATGATAGACTTTTTGAAGGTGCTCATGGACCATAAGGGTCTTGCTATCGCTGCTAGGCGGATTACTGTTTCAACGAGCGGTCTTGCCAATAAGATTTATGAATTTACCGATACCCAATTACAGGTGAATCTGGCCATCTCATTACATGCGCCGAATAATGAACTCAGGACACGAATCATGAAAATAAACCGAGGTATACCGATAGAAAAATTAATGAAATCTCTTGATTATTATTTAGAGAAAACGAATAGGAGAATTACGATCGAATATATCCTATTGAAAGATGTTAATGACCATCAAGAAGAAGCCGAGCAACTCGCCGATCTTCTTGATGACAAAAAACATCGGCTCTATGTCAACCTGATCCCATATAATCCTGTAGATGAGCATAGCCAATACCAAAGAAGTGAAAAAGAGTCCGTTCTCTCGTTTTATGATACGCTGAAAAAGAGAGGCATCAATTGTAAAATCCGCCAAGAACATGGAACGGATATTGATGCGGCTTGCGGTCAGCTTAGAAGTAAACAAATCAAGAAAGCTGAAGCCCAATAA
- the rlmH gene encoding 23S rRNA (pseudouridine(1915)-N(3))-methyltransferase RlmH, producing MKITIITVGKLKEKYLKQGIAEYTKRLSAYANIELVEVPDEKAPENLSAADMDIVKQKEGERILAKVSPDTYVITLEINGKQLTSEQLATHMDQLATYGKSKIAFIIGGSLGLGTEVLSRSDYALSFSKMTFPHQLMKLVLVEQIYRAYRINRNEPYHK from the coding sequence ATGAAAATAACGATTATTACTGTTGGCAAGCTAAAGGAAAAATACTTAAAGCAAGGTATTGCTGAATATACAAAAAGGTTAAGTGCCTATGCTAATATAGAACTTGTTGAAGTACCGGATGAAAAAGCTCCGGAGAACCTGAGTGCAGCGGACATGGACATTGTAAAGCAAAAGGAGGGTGAACGAATTCTGGCTAAAGTCAGCCCGGACACCTACGTGATAACGCTTGAAATCAATGGAAAACAGCTTACTTCAGAGCAGCTGGCCACTCATATGGATCAGCTCGCCACTTATGGAAAGAGCAAAATTGCCTTTATTATTGGCGGGTCGCTTGGACTTGGCACCGAGGTGTTATCAAGAAGCGATTATGCCCTTTCCTTCTCGAAAATGACTTTTCCGCATCAATTGATGAAACTGGTTCTTGTGGAGCAAATATATCGGGCTTATCGGATAAATAGAAATGAACCATATCATAAATAA
- a CDS encoding CxxH/CxxC protein, giving the protein MKLYCCQEHVDMALDEVVYECETYPVLTLVPEENQLSTTCEYCRNVAIYLVGN; this is encoded by the coding sequence ATGAAATTATATTGCTGTCAGGAGCATGTTGACATGGCGCTGGATGAAGTGGTATACGAGTGTGAAACCTATCCTGTTTTAACGCTGGTTCCTGAAGAAAATCAGTTATCAACAACCTGTGAATATTGTCGAAACGTGGCAATATATCTAGTAGGGAACTAA